A window of Plasmodium brasilianum strain Bolivian I chromosome 8, whole genome shotgun sequence contains these coding sequences:
- a CDS encoding serine/threonine protein kinase, with product MSYTDSRSASNNSTSQDATSGKLQYTESDDEGSDEYCNGGYHPVKINEIYNERYRIEGKLGWGHFSTVWVATDLKSKPLKFVAIKIQKGSESYTESAKCEINYLKTVKVNSFDASWVELKEQQRERLFHYNMTKGVVSFIDSFEHNGPNGTHVCMVFEFMGPNLLSLIKYYDYKGIPLNLVRKIATHVLIGLQYLHDVCKIIHSDIKPENVLVSALTNIPKPKDYSKEKLINDNEKENESNHIANKEMDKNYFTTKKNMQNCASSNEQQKHEMQVQSYPNEEVEDDESYINDGKDQIELDNIEWSKLSKNEKKKLKKKKKKILKRERLKMEKEKKDKEGDKPITENIYINKQNIVTQRNSSQNDNNEFKKEDNENINVTTQLRQDSVSKKTLENYSEDVVSYNIVNTNCITNCGENDNFIESAVTKEVLNNNISALLSDNKNNIESNSNNNSNNNNNSNNNNNNINIVLNEKTKKTEKEEMNYCGNTINTMVDENTLYSTENVQVSDYKKENAPYKKEQNLKKIKKINEPPYVKHRLKPSNSDPSLLTTYYNIHALQEALTKKPYHYNSYFLNNPEKYGDDKFPLYLHRLPNDYLKKNPVEDNKDRTENSVNSECSDYEKSEKFVEKDMNKFPIYCDMFNHLVHPEAMKLHELYKKENNNNNLKVPKDSQENNQNTRKVVYIKTEEGDYCIRPYDPAVYYHEKSCYKICDLGNSLWIDESRYAEIQTRQYRAPEVILKSGFNETADIWSFACMIFELVTGDFLFNPQKSDRYDKNEEHLSFMIEVLGNIPKYMIESGFNSHKYFNKDTCKLKNIRNIKRYGLHKILKYKYNIPEKEINPLCSFLLPMLSIDPRTRPSAYTMLQHPWLNMVELEDEDVYMQNKSYSINSTSLKNNMNYDHVYQNSSKSKSSSNKKNMHINYKNLHTSTLIQQLKESCKSGEEEEYEEELEGNYDSECEYDFMYENIYKYRNTEDKMSHVNCANMYQKNVKKNVINKFEQKTKNIKQNDSNMQDCLINAEDYIFNAKNVPKKLINDTCSNHQFLKGIQHYESGKVKNYKKMSSVYNEAIHSDKDGNSDQYYDQPEEYKYEKYEEEEEGETDEETEEDEEDEDEDEDEDEDEEEEEEEDEEEDEDEDDEEDEIKYQSKDNECGKNQFDNENDKRNKKYENRNGKDNSYENDSDDNRCTDDENIVYKQEDDVEVLDNRRNQKKKLEKGVKIDEMSSIVKSGDIKKKKAKENAKLIDQEESMKGIIKINDMEKNELTELEGGNTCSKNMNNILLDCTNNKNFDKFEQIEKTQIDVKQQEQLLCKENEIFENQDEDKSNKVNCKVVNKKTFCAFS from the coding sequence ATGAGTTATACTGATTCAAGGTCCGCGTCAAATAATAGCACTAGTCAAGATGCCACATCTGGAAAGTTACAGTACACAGAAAGTGATGATGAAGGAAGTGATGAATATTGCAATGGTGGTTACCATCCTGTTAagataaatgaaatatataacgAAAGATACAGAATAGAAGGAAAATTAGGATGGGGTCATTTTTCTACCGTTTGGGTTGCAACAGATTTAAAAAGCAAACCATTAAAATTTGTTGCTATAAAAATTCAGAAGGGATCAGAATCATACACAGAATCAGCAAAATGTgagataaattatttaaaaacagTTAAAGTGAATTCCTTTGACGCTTCGTGGGTAGAATTAAAAGAACAACAAAGAGAAAGACTTTTTCATTACAATATGACTAAAGGTGTTGTTTCCTTTATTGATAGTTTTGAGCATAATGGTCCCAATGGTACACATGTTTGTATGGTATTTGAATTTATGGGGCCTAATTTATTGtccttaataaaatattatgattacAAAGGTATTCCATTAAATTTAGTTAGAAAAATTGCTACACATGTTTTGATAGGATTACAGTATTTACACGATGTctgtaaaattatacatagcGATATAAAACCAGAAAATGTTTTAGTATCTGCTCTAACGAACATTCCCAAACCGAAAGATTATagtaaggaaaaattaataaatgacaatgaaaaagaaaatgaaagcAATCATATTGCAAATAAAGAAAtggataaaaattattttactacaaagaaaaatatgcagAATTGTGCATCCTCTAATGAACAACAAAAACATGAAATGCAAGTGCAATCCTACCCGAATGAAGAAGTAGAAGATGACGAATCATACATAAATGATGGAAAAGATCAAATTGAGTTGGATAACATAGAGTGGAGTAAACTAagtaaaaatgagaaaaaaaaattaaaaaaaaaaaaaaaaaaaattttaaaaagagaaagattaaaaatggaaaaggaaaaaaaggacaaaGAAGGAGATAAACCTATcacagaaaatatatatattaacaaacaAAATATTGTAACTCAACGTAATTCATCtcaaaatgataataatgaatttaaaaaagaagataatgaaaatatcaATGTTACCACCCAATTACGTCAGGACAGTGTATCAAAAAAGACCTTAGAAAATTACAGCGAGGATGTAGTTAGTTACAATATTGTTAATACAAATTGTATTACTAATTGTGGggaaaatgataattttattgaatcTGCAGTTACGAAAGAAGtgttaaataataacattagTGCGTTGTTGTCAGATAATAAGAACAACATTGagagtaatagtaataataatagtaataataataataatagtaataataataataataatattaacatcgttttaaatgaaaaaacaaaaaaaactgaaaaagaagaaatgaaTTACTGTGGAAATACTATTAATACGATGGTAGATGAAAACACTTTATATAGTACAGAAAATGTGCAAGTTTctgattataaaaaagaaaatgcaccatataaaaaagaacaaaatttaaaaaaaataaaaaaaataaatgaacctCCATATGTTAAACATAGACTTAAACCATCGAATTCGGACCCTTCCTTGCTTActacatattataatatacacGCCTTGCAAGAAGCACTAACAAAAAAGCCTTATCATTATAAcagttattttttaaataacccAGAGAAGTATGGAGATGATAAATTTCCTCTATATTTGCATAGGTTACCAAATGAttacttgaaaaaaaatccaGTAGAAGATAATAAAGATCGTACAGAGAATTCAGTGAATAGCGAGTGTAGCGATTACGAGAAATCTGAGAAATTTGTAGAAAAGGATATGAACAAATTCCCCATTTATTGTGATATGTTTAATCATTTAGTTCATCCTGAGGCTATGAAATTGCATGAATTGTACaagaaggaaaataataataataatttgaaagTACCAAAAGATTCTCAGgaaaataatcaaaatacACGTAAAgttgtttatataaaaacagaaGAAGGGGATTACTGCATTAGACCTTATGATCCTGCTGTTTATTATCATGAAAAATCATGCTATAAAATTTGCGATTTAGGAAATAGTTTATGGATTGACGAATCCAGATATGCCGAAATACAAACAAGACAATATAGAGCTCCAgaagtaatattaaaaagtggTTTTAACGAAACTGCAGATATATGGTCATTTGCTTGTATGATATTCGAATTGGTAACAGGAGATTTTCTATTCAACCCGCAAAAATCGGATagatatgataaaaatgaagaacaTTTAAGCTTTATGATTGAAGTTTTAGGAAATATACCAAAATATATGATCGAGTCAGGATTTAATTCTCATAagtattttaataaagatacatgtaaacttaaaaatattagaaatatcAAAAGATACggattacataaaatattgaaatataagtataatattccagaaaaagaaattaatcCGTTATGTAGCTTTTTATTACCAATGCTTTCAATAGATCCTCGAACGAGACCATCAGCATATACCATGCTTCAACATCCATGGCTTAACATGGTGGAATTAGAGGATGAAGATGTTTATATGCAAAATAAGTCCTACTCCATTAACAGTAcaagtttaaaaaataatatgaattatgATCATGTTTATCAAAATTCTAGCAAAAGTAAAAGTTCTtctaataagaaaaatatgcacataaattacaaaaatctTCATACCAGTACTTTGATACAACAACTAAAAGAATCGTGCAAAAGTGGGGAAGAGGAAGAATATGAAGAGGAATTGGAAGGAAATTATGATAGTGAATGCGAATACGATTTTATGtacgaaaatatatataaatataggaATACCGAGGATAAAATGTCCCATGTTAACTGTGCCAATATGTACcaaaaaaacgtaaaaaaaaatgtaatcaataaatttgaacaaaaaacaaagaacataaaacaaaatgattCAAATATGCAAGATTGCTTAATTAACGCAGAAGATTATATATTCAACGCAAAAAATGTACCGAAAAAACTGATTAACGACACTTGCAGTAATCATCAGTTTCTAAAAGGTATTCAACATTATGAAAGTGGGAAGgtaaagaattataaaaaaatgagcaGTGTATACAATGAAGCCATACATTCAGATAAAGATGGAAATTCCGATCAGTATTATGATCAACCAGAGGAATATAAATACGAAAAGTATGAAGAGGAGGAAGAAGGTGAAACTGATGAAGAAACtgaagaagatgaagaagatgaagatgaagatgaagatgaagacgaagatgaagaagaagaagaagaagaagatgaagaagaagatgaaGACGAAGATGATGAAGAAGATGAAATTAAATATCAGAGTAAAGATAATGAATGTGGCAAAAATCAGTTTGACAACGAAAATGATAAgcgtaataaaaaatacgaaaataGGAATGGTAAAGATAACAGTTACGAAAATGATAGCGATGATAACAGATGTACGGATGATgaaaatatagtatataaaCAGGAAGATGATGTAGAAGTACTTGATAATAGGAggaatcaaaaaaaaaaattggaaaaaggAGTGAAAATTGATGAAATGAGTAGTATTGTGAAAAGCGGAgacatcaaaaaaaaaaaagcaaaagaaaatGCAAAACTAATAGATCAGGAAGAATCGATGAAAGgtatcataaaaattaatgatatgGAAAAGAACGAATTGACTGAATTAGAGGGAGGTAACACTTgttcaaaaaatatgaacaatattttattggATTGTactaataacaaaaattttgataaatttGAACAAATAGAAAAAACTCAGATAGATGTTAAACAACAAGAACAATTATTATgcaaagaaaatgaaatatttgaaaacCAAGATGAAGATAAGTCAAATAAAGTAAATTGTAAAGtcgttaataaaaaaactttttgtgctttttcataa